In Thiovibrio frasassiensis, one DNA window encodes the following:
- a CDS encoding flagellar export chaperone FliS, whose protein sequence is MGPKQPGPQYLKTMVETASAVGNIIALYERSLFHLRNARESLVAGDIARKAESLRKAMDILYYLDNTLGSVESEATHILHDSYQMLLAQLSLANSENSPKSLALAEKWLAGLLEAWQGIASAEKDQDPAGQSP, encoded by the coding sequence ATGGGTCCGAAACAGCCCGGTCCGCAGTATCTGAAAACCATGGTTGAAACCGCGAGTGCGGTGGGCAACATTATCGCTCTGTACGAAAGGAGCCTCTTTCATCTGCGCAATGCCCGGGAAAGCCTGGTTGCCGGGGATATTGCTCGTAAGGCGGAAAGTCTGCGCAAGGCCATGGATATCCTCTATTATTTGGACAATACCCTTGGCTCCGTTGAGTCGGAAGCCACGCATATATTGCACGACAGCTACCAAATGCTCTTGGCTCAGTTGAGTCTGGCCAACAGTGAAAATTCTCCTAAATCGCTGGCTCTGGCCGAGAAATGGCTGGCAGGATTGCTTGAGGCGTGGCAGGGTATTGCCTCTGCCGAGAAGGATCAGGACCCGGCGGGGCAAAGCCCTTGA
- a CDS encoding PAS domain S-box protein, whose translation MDNQELSALFMRVVDTANVEFYLINAEGGFAYVNRAAAGSLGYTEAEFLSLTLADIDPEVGPRVGELWPEWKKQGDLHLETTHRTKSGEIVQKEVNATCITVDGVDYIGAFVRDITERKRMETALRESGEQYRDLFESASDLIQFVRPDGSFIQVNPAWRATFGYTEEEVKHLTIFDLIDSECTDHCMETFQKVQDQGRIDRIDTTFVAKNGEKIMIQGAANCRYEKGKPHLTRCIFRNVTEEKKLQAQLLQSQKLEAVGRLTSGVAHDFNNLLTTILSYSELYLRRLPESDPLANALRAIREAGIRGAALTRQLLTFSRHQVVDVRVIELGSLVSGLSSMIRRLIHPGIHCTVEVVPGGQGRILADQHQLEQVLLNLAINARDAMPDGGALTISCREEVLEQSEFSNFANIEPGQYVVLVVSDTGQGMSTEVQEHIFEPFFTTKPQGKGTGLGLATAYGIVKQHSGYIAVESEPGKGTTFRLYFPRVEAPVEAVVTGAALEALQGNEAILVVDDEPEILAVLRHSLESMGYTVLTAASSAEALLLVEQGKEKIDLMLTDVVMPGMTGHVLAARVQAVDPRIRVLFMSGYTDSMLEEYGVSRTHANFISKPLSPGELAVKLRKMLA comes from the coding sequence GTGGATAATCAGGAACTGAGCGCACTATTCATGCGTGTTGTCGATACGGCAAACGTGGAGTTTTATCTGATCAATGCCGAAGGCGGCTTTGCCTATGTGAACCGGGCTGCCGCCGGAAGCCTCGGCTATACCGAGGCAGAATTCCTTTCCTTAACCCTTGCCGATATTGATCCGGAAGTCGGCCCCAGGGTCGGGGAGCTGTGGCCCGAGTGGAAAAAACAGGGGGACCTGCATCTTGAAACCACGCACCGAACCAAGAGCGGCGAGATTGTCCAGAAAGAAGTCAATGCAACCTGCATCACCGTTGACGGGGTAGATTATATCGGCGCTTTTGTTCGGGATATCACCGAGCGTAAGCGCATGGAAACAGCTCTGCGGGAAAGCGGGGAGCAATACCGGGATCTTTTTGAAAGCGCCAGCGATCTCATTCAGTTCGTCCGTCCGGACGGCAGCTTTATCCAGGTCAACCCTGCCTGGCGGGCCACCTTCGGCTATACGGAGGAAGAGGTAAAGCATCTCACCATCTTTGATCTCATCGACTCGGAGTGTACGGATCATTGCATGGAGACCTTTCAAAAGGTTCAGGATCAGGGGCGGATCGACAGGATCGATACAACCTTTGTCGCGAAAAATGGCGAGAAGATTATGATCCAGGGCGCGGCCAACTGTCGGTACGAAAAGGGCAAACCCCATTTGACCCGTTGTATTTTCCGCAACGTCACCGAGGAAAAAAAATTGCAGGCCCAATTGCTGCAATCCCAAAAGCTTGAGGCGGTCGGGCGTTTGACCAGCGGCGTGGCCCACGATTTCAATAACCTGCTCACCACCATTTTAAGTTACAGCGAGCTCTATCTCAGGCGGCTGCCAGAGAGTGATCCCCTGGCGAACGCCCTGCGTGCTATTCGTGAGGCCGGCATCCGGGGCGCGGCCCTGACCCGTCAGTTGCTCACCTTCAGCCGCCATCAGGTTGTGGATGTGCGGGTTATTGAACTGGGCAGTCTTGTCTCCGGTTTGAGCAGCATGATCCGGCGACTTATCCATCCAGGCATTCATTGTACGGTGGAGGTGGTGCCCGGCGGACAGGGACGGATTCTTGCCGATCAGCACCAGCTTGAGCAGGTACTGCTGAATCTGGCCATCAATGCGCGAGACGCCATGCCCGATGGTGGTGCCTTGACCATTTCCTGCCGTGAGGAAGTTCTGGAGCAGAGTGAATTTTCCAATTTTGCCAATATCGAACCAGGGCAGTATGTTGTTCTTGTGGTGAGCGACACCGGGCAAGGCATGAGCACGGAGGTGCAGGAACATATCTTCGAGCCGTTTTTTACCACCAAGCCCCAGGGCAAGGGAACGGGTCTTGGCCTTGCCACGGCCTATGGTATTGTCAAACAGCATAGCGGCTACATTGCGGTTGAGAGCGAGCCTGGCAAGGGAACCACCTTCCGCCTCTATTTTCCCAGAGTAGAGGCTCCGGTGGAGGCCGTGGTAACAGGGGCGGCCCTGGAGGCATTGCAGGGGAATGAGGCCATTCTCGTGGTTGACGATGAACCCGAGATCCTTGCCGTTCTTCGCCACTCCCTTGAGTCCATGGGCTACACCGTGCTCACGGCAGCATCTTCCGCGGAAGCCCTGCTTCTGGTCGAACAGGGCAAGGAAAAGATCGACCTCATGCTCACCGATGTGGTCATGCCCGGGATGACCGGCCACGTTCTGGCCGCAAGGGTACAGGCGGTTGATCCTCGTATCCGGGTGTTGTTCATGTCAGGCTATACCGATTCCATGCTCGAAGAATATGGCGTTTCCCGAACGCATGCCAATTTCATCAGTAAACCGCTTTCGCCGGGTGAACTTGCCGTGAAGCTCCGCAAGATGCTGGCGTAA
- a CDS encoding sterol desaturase family protein: MELYAIKPYIYWGGVFIFLLCEQGFSYREPTVPRPRRWLANLPLSIVNGAIYHLLYASAIVALLLAGQGKNIGLLNAWGLPEWFKIVAGILILDFFIYLWHLQTHVLPFLWRFHRVHHSDMNMDVTTANRFHLGEFLFTGLIRLAVIYTFGISLTAYILFEIIVNLSVQFHHSSIRVPPWFERVWVLLLVPPFLHRIHHSVRIKERDSNYGVIFSLWDRLLGTLTTAVEQEKIVIGIGSHRDIEKLGFWQLLALPFTRNTP, encoded by the coding sequence ATGGAACTCTATGCGATCAAGCCCTACATCTATTGGGGCGGGGTTTTTATCTTTTTGTTGTGCGAACAGGGGTTTTCCTACCGGGAGCCCACCGTCCCCCGGCCCAGGCGCTGGCTCGCCAATCTGCCGCTCTCCATCGTGAATGGCGCAATCTATCACCTCCTTTATGCCAGTGCCATTGTCGCCTTGCTTCTTGCCGGGCAGGGAAAAAATATCGGGCTGCTCAATGCCTGGGGCTTGCCGGAATGGTTCAAGATTGTCGCGGGCATCCTGATCCTGGATTTTTTTATCTATCTTTGGCATCTGCAAACCCATGTGCTCCCCTTTCTTTGGCGCTTTCACCGTGTGCATCACAGCGATATGAATATGGATGTAACCACGGCCAATCGGTTTCACCTGGGCGAGTTTCTTTTTACCGGCTTGATCCGGCTGGCGGTGATCTATACCTTCGGTATTTCGCTTACCGCCTACATTCTGTTTGAAATTATAGTGAACCTGTCCGTGCAGTTTCATCACAGCAGCATCAGGGTTCCACCATGGTTTGAGCGGGTTTGGGTGCTTCTTTTGGTCCCGCCTTTTTTGCATCGGATTCACCATTCCGTGCGGATCAAGGAGCGGGATTCCAATTACGGAGTGATCTTTTCCCTCTGGGACCGGTTGCTGGGCACCCTGACCACCGCGGTGGAACAGGAAAAAATCGTCATCGGCATCGGTTCGCACCGGGATATCGAAAAACTGGGGTTCTGGCAGTTGTTGGCCCTGCCCTTCACGCGGAATACTCCCTGA
- a CDS encoding DUF116 domain-containing protein, which yields MTLSLPSWLTLPVLVFFYRPLTRFFPKMDKDGYVRKVVAAGNRFFRQRFVSTPYGERMLFLPYCLRGEGCPTVIDQEKGLACQPDCRIPCRLREMREMALALGYLDVSVVVSGRLHKKDGVLRSRDFLVRRIEERKPRAVLGCLCTRDLREKYLRSANISPEGSLGGHGLKVIPQVCLLKDCNCRQSSVDWQELESLIRAKE from the coding sequence ATGACGCTATCCCTTCCCTCTTGGTTGACCCTGCCCGTTTTGGTTTTTTTCTATCGGCCTCTGACCCGTTTTTTTCCGAAGATGGACAAGGATGGCTATGTTCGGAAGGTCGTGGCGGCAGGGAACCGCTTTTTTCGGCAAAGGTTTGTCAGTACCCCTTACGGAGAAAGGATGCTTTTTTTGCCCTATTGTCTGCGGGGCGAAGGGTGTCCAACGGTTATTGATCAGGAAAAGGGGTTGGCTTGTCAGCCCGATTGCCGGATTCCCTGCCGGTTGCGGGAGATGCGGGAGATGGCATTGGCTTTAGGGTACCTGGATGTTTCCGTGGTGGTGAGCGGCAGACTGCATAAGAAGGACGGGGTGTTGCGCAGTCGGGATTTCCTCGTGCGTCGGATCGAAGAGCGGAAGCCGCGCGCGGTCCTCGGCTGTCTGTGTACCCGGGATCTGCGGGAAAAATATCTCCGTTCCGCCAATATCTCTCCCGAGGGCTCCCTGGGAGGGCATGGACTGAAGGTTATTCCCCAGGTGTGTCTGCTCAAGGATTGCAACTGTCGGCAAAGCTCCGTGGACTGGCAGGAGCTTGAATCGCTTATTCGGGCGAAGGAATAA
- a CDS encoding cytoplasmic protein has product MEHKIVIVAFAGEAPCFAHAMLNGLDMQARGWDVKLVIEGKATTLIKDLAEPDVPFAPLYDKVKKAGLIDCVCRACANKMGALAAAEAQGLPLADEMQGHPAMARYVEAGYTIITI; this is encoded by the coding sequence ATGGAGCATAAGATTGTGATCGTTGCCTTTGCCGGGGAAGCGCCCTGTTTTGCCCACGCCATGCTCAACGGCCTGGATATGCAGGCCAGGGGCTGGGATGTCAAGCTGGTTATCGAAGGAAAGGCCACAACCCTTATCAAGGATTTGGCTGAACCGGACGTCCCCTTTGCTCCGCTGTATGACAAGGTGAAAAAGGCGGGGCTTATTGATTGCGTCTGCCGGGCCTGCGCCAATAAGATGGGCGCTTTGGCTGCGGCCGAGGCGCAGGGCTTGCCCTTGGCCGACGAGATGCAGGGGCATCCGGCCATGGCTCGCTATGTGGAGGCGGGTTACACGATCATCACTATCTAA
- the corA gene encoding magnesium/cobalt transporter CorA, translated as MLKLVKTTSRKAGLPPGSPVFIGEKVTETFGLDMVDYDTENISLTTPVRLEEFHLLKKKPSNTWIRIHGLHDAQAVDRFCLGFGLHPLTIEDILHTGQRPKIDHYDDYLFLVINLINYNDATREMSMEQISFVLGPSYLLTFHEKDDDIFDDVLARLQTNKGRSRKMGVDYLLYSLLDRVVDNFFSVLEKIGEEVEDLEEELIAEPTPETLQSIHTLKREMILLRKSVWPLREVINGLQRDETAFMGEAIRVYLKDLYDHTIQVLDTVETFRDIISGMIDIYLSSVSNRMNEVMKVLTIFAVIFIPLTFIAGLYGMNFNTSKSPLNMPELNWYFGYPFALSLMAGTAIVMLIYFKKKKWF; from the coding sequence ATGCTGAAGCTTGTCAAGACAACCTCACGCAAAGCGGGCCTCCCGCCGGGCAGCCCCGTGTTCATCGGGGAAAAAGTCACTGAAACATTCGGCTTGGACATGGTCGATTACGATACCGAGAATATCTCCCTCACCACCCCTGTCCGGCTCGAAGAGTTCCATCTGCTGAAAAAAAAACCCAGTAACACCTGGATCAGGATCCACGGGTTGCACGACGCGCAGGCCGTGGACCGATTCTGCCTCGGCTTCGGCCTGCATCCCCTGACCATCGAGGATATTCTCCATACCGGCCAACGCCCGAAGATTGATCACTATGACGACTACCTTTTTTTGGTCATCAACCTGATCAACTATAACGACGCCACCCGAGAGATGAGCATGGAGCAGATCAGCTTCGTGCTGGGCCCCAGCTACCTCCTCACCTTTCACGAAAAGGACGACGATATCTTTGACGATGTCCTGGCCCGTCTCCAAACGAATAAGGGGCGCAGCCGAAAGATGGGCGTTGATTATCTCCTCTATTCCCTGCTGGACCGGGTGGTGGACAATTTCTTTTCCGTCCTGGAAAAAATCGGCGAGGAAGTCGAAGATCTGGAAGAGGAGCTCATTGCCGAGCCAACGCCGGAAACCCTCCAGTCCATCCACACCCTGAAGCGGGAGATGATCCTGCTGCGCAAATCGGTCTGGCCGCTTCGGGAGGTGATCAACGGTCTGCAACGGGACGAGACCGCCTTTATGGGCGAAGCCATCCGGGTCTACCTCAAGGATCTCTATGACCATACCATCCAGGTGCTGGACACGGTGGAAACCTTCCGGGACATCATCTCGGGCATGATCGATATCTACCTTTCCTCGGTGAGCAACCGGATGAATGAAGTCATGAAGGTGCTGACCATCTTCGCCGTGATCTTCATCCCCCTCACCTTCATCGCCGGGTTATACGGGATGAATTTCAATACCAGCAAGAGCCCCTTGAACATGCCGGAACTCAACTGGTATTTCGGCTACCCTTTCGCCCTCTCGCTCATGGCGGGCACGGCCATTGTCATGCTGATCTATTTTAAAAAGAAAAAATGGTTCTGA